Proteins encoded within one genomic window of Sphingomonas sp. KRR8:
- a CDS encoding methyltransferase domain-containing protein translates to MNTIANYDAVAHEYYDPDAHPTCDNFRQLSRKFIGAHLHLSKTVLEIGAGRSVVAEILEEHGRSLLGLTVQDKSREMLEYSSHWFPFLSNHFISDAHKTPCRDSFFDTIVSSLGDPYNNLETMTEVHRILASGGRYLITLPDHEWAVSFRNDEQTKYAEFLTRSGEKLLVPSLTMAFDEQVELANEAGLSLDLHQRLTLDGVRGRISPKLSRDKYVLECFVFRKHRS, encoded by the coding sequence ATGAACACAATAGCTAATTACGATGCTGTGGCTCACGAGTACTACGACCCGGACGCCCACCCAACATGTGATAACTTTAGGCAGCTAAGCAGAAAATTTATAGGTGCACACCTCCATTTGTCTAAAACCGTACTTGAAATAGGGGCAGGTCGCTCTGTCGTTGCAGAAATATTGGAAGAGCACGGGAGAAGTCTTCTCGGCTTAACAGTTCAAGATAAATCCAGAGAGATGCTAGAGTATTCTTCTCATTGGTTCCCATTTCTATCAAATCATTTCATCTCAGATGCGCACAAGACTCCCTGTCGCGACTCATTCTTCGACACTATTGTTTCCTCGCTAGGTGATCCGTACAACAATTTAGAAACAATGACCGAAGTTCATCGGATACTCGCATCAGGGGGGCGTTATCTGATCACGCTCCCGGATCACGAATGGGCTGTATCATTCCGAAATGACGAGCAGACGAAATATGCCGAATTCTTGACAAGAAGCGGCGAGAAGTTGCTTGTCCCATCGTTAACAATGGCATTTGACGAGCAAGTAGAACTTGCAAATGAGGCAGGGCTGTCGCTCGATCTGCATCAACGACTAACCTTAGACGGAGTTAGAGGTCGAATCTCGCCCAAATTAAGCCGTGACAAGTACGTGCTTGAGTGCTTCGTCTTCAGAAAGCACCGAAGCTGA